The Lolium perenne isolate Kyuss_39 chromosome 6, Kyuss_2.0, whole genome shotgun sequence genome segment cccaacaacaaaatggaggaggcagcagcagcacacgtccaggactccgcctaccccatctgcctctgcctccacttgttgctccccttgggagccttgggcttgagcggaggcatgcgcccgccggagatctccacccgctggatgctgcggaggtgcatgccgagcgccaagtgcttggcgcggaaggagttggggttcaccgacgcgccgaccttggggttggtgtggccgatgttctcggcatgcgtgaggacgcagctGAAGTcgatgccgccgagcctcctagtgcagaaggggcacctgtagacacccttggcgacgtcgaggtaggagacatactggccgacctgcagcctccgcagcacctggcgagtcttgacgtcatggtgctcgtcgtcgctgccgacgtcgctgccagacagctgatccatatcaaacgggaatttattagtgaatgagttgcaaacgtgcatgataacaaagttaggaaaaacagaggcagcctcagttagagtggacacgattatatgtctacagggacggtgtaagcgaaccaaagctcatgcacaacagatttgtacacagaaatggttcgctgaaccctccctgtaaaaatctgtgcccaccgattcatcataggcaaagaaacagattccagatctgaacttgaacacattccagattatttgcaaaattaaacggttgatatcttttgattcgtgcataaaataactgattgagatcctatgattacttgcataaattaactgattgagatcccattattacttgcataaattaaccgaacggccgaaacccaaatcttgaacgaaatcaaggagggatcaaagcaaaatggaataaaatcggcgcaaatattagcccaatactcatccatccacagatccatctacaccagcacaaatagggttcaaaaaggaatggggaacaaaaaaggaagcaaaccgtagttattacctcgttccatgggtcctctatggaggtgtcgtagcggttcgggggcgggacgtacggcaccggctcgtaggggtcccatcccggtgggatctgaccgcgaccggcggcagcagcctccgatgcaccggcggaggcggcggcgacgtccgttgaggggacggcggcgacgtccgttgaggggacggcgtcgaagagggaggcgtcgcgcttggagccgacggcgccgtggacgatgggattggcattctccttgtccatctcgcccggcagaggagagggagagggagagggttttttgctttggagaagatgatgggacgtgagagaggcggcgttgcgtaggcgagtgagagtgacagagatagtgggaggaggcgtctataaaggctagtggtggttaatgcgacccgcgtcctacgcgtccaccgctgcacgtctgctcgTCTTGGtcttctgcaatgcgccacgcgtccacgattgcaagtCTTGGACTTCTggaccgcgaccggcgtctacgcgtcaaatattgcacgtctttcatttctgcaccgcaacacgcgtcctcgagtctaaccctgaaaatttagatatactcagctataacctcgagcattatactagcattttttgtgtgctcggttttccccttgagtgctagtacggctagtgcaatatgctcgatttaccctcaagtagctggtcaacagacagtcaacaaatgggattaactagttaaatgagtcatttaatgtgcaaaaattccgaaaaatagtggcacatactcatggagtctttaccacaaatttccagttctcaaaacatagataagtcatagataaatcaagttttaccacaaattgccacttctcaaaggccttctcaaatcacctagtagctatgaaggtgcatggttttccacaataagcccttcccaaaacagctttccccaaaacatactttgtctaaatgaggccacaattctcacactcatgtatatttgtattgcaaatagtttgagataggccaagatgggttttattctacaaaacacgcatttttcattttttaaatctcatatttgaatcccttagtctgtttattacataggtgcccttggtttcttgatactactcagttttgccctctccctccacaaattctctcacacgtgcaacattgccctgattggtctagcccatgtcacgcggatcgtgcccgccgaccgttgatcgtatgatctaacggcaggataacccctccctctctctgtcggcggttaccttccactctctaagtttgctaaatggcggttttctgtatttattttcacgcgctaaaaattataaactcttttaggcattacttttcacgcaaaaaatgataaaccatcaccgatttgttgtagccataaattttcacgcaaaaaatgataaaccgtcaccgatttgttgtagccattaattttcacgaaaatcccaaatgataaaccatcaccgatttgttgtagccattacttttcacgcaaaaaatgatagaccatcaccgatttcttgtagccattactattcacggtaaaaatgataaacgaaccaatctatctatctctcgtatttgaagtttggaagggttcaccatctagttatgttaactttcgaggttttgatctgaaaacaaatgggtattataaagggaaataaaagttcaaaaaatgtaaaaacgaaacaatctacctatctttgtatagaagatcgtacgtatgattttgaggtcatttagagaaggtagaaaaaaatcccttttgagaaggtcgaaaaacctaacttgttacaaaagctggtttcagtgagacctaaccaaatttggcatacattatgccatatctataacaacaaggaatatctaaaagggaaagtttcacaaaatttgaaatttatggcgaaaatgatgccatacatgatgctgtttttcgaggttttgacctgaaaatcaattggatattataaagggaaataaaaagttcaaaaaatataaaacgaaacaatctatctatctatgtatagaagatcagctgtatgaaatttgaggtcatttagaggaggtagaataaatcaccttgttagaaaagctggtttcagtgagacgaaacggcatgcgtttaagcaaagtgattttttcgaacatctccaaatgatcccaaatttgccatacatgatgccatacgtgtaacaacaaggaaccctatctaaaaagtgtcaaaaagtttgcccaaacgtatagctctaaaaaaaagaacctcaccatggcgctagtataattttgggcttacttacaagctttcgttacctaaccttcaacacgaaacttgtttcaaatcacttttggcgtacaagaaacaaatccctccttgattcgagcaccacagcctccaaactttgccgatgccgatatcggcatggtcagaacggctatgctcgacgccagtgctaggtcaccgtcgggatatgcaccctcaatcccgtcccctcattcgatcactgacacaccagagataccaccgaggccaatgccgaacgtacatgctgatgccaatgccgaacatgcatccacgccgatgtgggcacggccacgccgccccgctatgttggacgccacagaccaccgcgaggtctttcccttcgccaccacactcttctagcacccatctatacacgccagaaaggagagacactagttttctctacattgctcgcgttcgtgtcggacacggtcagtcaaagttttgaggtagtcgtcgatgtcgttgaccatttcttctcttctttgcatggttaaacgcgtctagttcatatctatctaatgcgtctggtctcgcctcatgcagttctttgtggacgtcgatctcatctcggcactccgcaggccacctcctccgtgccatcgctgtagagctccgtttaaaaatctaatcctacccgtgtattgccccttgtatcagcgccatggccccacttgtcatttgatatagcgaagccccactcgttcgcgttttggtcagggatacagcgatgcttacggtcaaacaaagatggatggtctaacgtgtctttgcaggctctacgtggccccactagtcagaagataacggtcaaccgtcgggcaaccgggcgttacatcacgtgtgatggtttcagacaaacgcttgggtaaaactgaggaaaaactaaggagctggggaaaactgagcacaactaaggacccgagggcacgaaaatagaaatcccttttttcTTTTCTAGCTATTTAGTATTAGGAAATATAAATAGACATGATTAATTTGTGAAAACGAAATAGGGTTGGAAATACAAATAGCATTGACTAATTTTAATTTGTGAAAATTAGGCCCCGTTGTGACCGCCCTGTCGTTACCGCCCCGTCGTGGCCTCCGTGTCATCGTGTCCGCGATTCTCTCCGTccgccgagggtgagctaaaactCCGACTCCCCTCCTCTTCATTTTTCATGTCACTAGATTTAATTTCCCAGtcaagttgcgtaacctaggtgtcatttCCTGTCCACAGGCGTTAcgtggataaatatgcattagtggtcggcatattttgaaccgtaacgcttgcggcatttacgggacagttggatgatgcgtagttgggtacggtCTCCATGCTCTGACCCGGTCcaagtcaggatttcggcagcacctccccgttgttctccggatgcacatcctctcggctttttgccgagacgtgtatcaggagagcagcggggaggtgctgccgaaattctaatTTAGATCGGGGTAGAGCATGAAGAACGTAGCCAACTAAGGATCcgacggctgctaggagcccacctagtagagatgtaggttgatgcatgtgTTTCGCttggtaaaataaataaaaaaatgatgcatttaatttcctatttgatataaatgctatgtttgtggtttggctcccaatgaagcagaggatggctgataatggatggatgtacatcgagcgtgttagtgcgactgagaaaacagctgagtggacaaggaagacccattttctagtgaatgagttagTGCGTGGTACAAA includes the following:
- the LOC139832306 gene encoding uncharacterized protein, with translation MDKENANPIVHGAVGSKRDASLFDAVPSTDVAAVPSTDVAAASAGASEAAAAGRGQIPPGWDPYEPVPYVPPPNRYDTSIEDPWNELSGSDVGSDDEHHDVKTRQVLRRLQVGQYVSYLDVAKGVYRCPFCTRRLGGIDFSCVLTHAENIGHTNPKVSQLC